One segment of Perognathus longimembris pacificus isolate PPM17 chromosome 26, ASM2315922v1, whole genome shotgun sequence DNA contains the following:
- the Lyzl4 gene encoding LOW QUALITY PROTEIN: lysozyme-like protein 4 (The sequence of the model RefSeq protein was modified relative to this genomic sequence to represent the inferred CDS: deleted 1 base in 1 codon), translating to MRAPLLLSLIGYLAAPTGSAIMGRCEIAKILSDGGLNYFEGYSLQNWVCLAYFESKFNPTAVYENAKGGYMGYGLFQIRDTNWCDHGKNLCRVSCSALLNPNLKDTIKCAKTIVKGKQGMGAWPTWSRNCQLSDTLDRWLDGCKL from the exons ATGCGTgcaccccttctcctctccctcattGGCTACCTGGCGGCCCCCACTGGCTCGGCCATCATGGGCCGCTGTGAAATCGCTAAGATACTCAGTGATGGAGGCCTGAATTATTTCGAGGGCTAcagccttcagaact GGGTGTGCCTGGCTTACTTCGAGAGCAAGTTCAACCCCACGGCCGTGTATGAGAATGCCAAGGGCGGCTACATGGGCTACGGCCTCTTTCAGATCCGAGACACCAACTGGTGTGACCACGGGAAGAACCTGTGTCGCGTGTCCTGCTCCG CGTTACTGAATCCGAATTTAAAGGACACGATAAAATGTGCCAAGACAATTGTGAAAGGCAAGCAAGGGATGGGAGCGTG GCCCACCTGGTCCCGGAACTGCCAGCTGTCT GACACCCTGGACCGTTGGCTAGATGGCTGCAAGCTATAG